In Colletotrichum higginsianum IMI 349063 chromosome 1, whole genome shotgun sequence, the DNA window TTCAAGCAACAACTTGCAACGAGGACCTGCCGCGCCCCCTTCGGCGCCTTGATCGGACGGAGGGAACGGTCGGATCGAATGTCACATTACGACGCGACGCGACAGGAGCTCAAATGAACCTTGCTTATAGTTGCGAGGTACGAAAGGTATCGATCGGTATCATGTcaggagaaaaagaaggatAGCCTCCAGGACGCCTAGCTCGCCTGCCAAAAAAAATAATTTGCAAAtccgcccccccctttgcCACAACCATCCGTGTTTTCCCCTGTTTTGTTTTAAAAATCCCTTGATCGGTCGCCATGTTCTTTTTGCTTTCTGTTGATGCCTTGGAGCGGACATCTCCTCCCCCACTCGCACGTTGGTGTTTTTACATGATCCGTGGAATGCGTGAATGCCATCGCGATCCCATAGAACGAAGCTCAACTTTGCTCCAACCTTTGGATCCCCCAGCTTGACGGCGCAGATAGTCACCGACTGATGGCGCAGATCGCCCCTCGGGGAGAACACCCGAAGACCATTACTTCTAGTAGTAGTTCTGTAGGTCGctcccgcccccgccgctgtgattgccgccgcctcccatGGGACGTCCCCCAGACGGGCCGGTCGGGGCGTTGGAAGGGGGACCCTGCTGCCAGGCGCTAAGAGGCAGCTGgtactgctgctgttggccgtgaaagccgccgccctgttgctgctgctgctgctgcgccgGGAGGGACGAGTAACTGTTGTCATCATACTCAACAGGCTGACCGTAACCTCCTTGCTGGTTCCGcggctcgacgtcgtcgagcgaGCGGTAGCCGTGCAtgcctcgcccgccgcgaccGCCTTTGCCGTTACCACGGTGGCCTCTGCctcctctgccgccgccgccgccgcggtgACTGCCGCGGCCCTGACCAcggccacctcctcctccacccgaGTGGAAGTCGCGGCGCTCGTTGCGGCCGTTATAGGGGTTGTGTCCGTGGCGGTGGTGATCGCGGGAGtagtcgccgccgtcgtgttTCCTTTTAGAAGACTTATTGGCGAAGAGCGATTCGTACTCGTCCTCGCGAGGGTCCTCGGGCTCGATGCGGAGTatcatcttctcgccgaCGGTCGTCTCGAACGTCATAGCCCTGTCGGCGGGCACGGGTTGCCAGTTTTGAATCttgccggcatcgacgggGCGCGCGCCTTTGCGCagggcaaggacgacgagcggGGAGGGGTTGTCGGTATGGAACTTGGCCGTGGCGGGGACTGGTCGCAGGCTGGCCGCCCAGATACTGTTCTCGAAACATGCCGTGCCGGTGACCTCCCATTTCATTTTGCTGCCCATGCCACCAACCTTTTCCAGGATGCTGGCCGGGCAGGGGCGTGGGCAGATGAGGATGTTGTTGGCGTGGAACTTGAGCTCCTGCTCGGGCATGCCGGAGGGGATCTGGGCCAGCTTCATCAGACGCGCTGTGTCCTCTTTACTAATCATGTAACCCGTGAAGTAGACGGTCTTTTTAACCATGAGCCGGTTCGGGCGCACGTCGGTGGGTTGCTTCGCGATCTCCTCGTTGTGAAGGTTGATCATGTGCTGCACCTCGGCAACCTCGACCACGGGGTCCAACGTTGTCGACAGATCCGCCACCTGGACGACCTCAGCCGTGATGGGGCCGCGCGTGCGTGTGGCGTTGATGTTCTGCTTCCGGTTGTACTCGGCCATGAAATCTCTGAACCCCTTGACATGCTTCGGGCGGTCCTCGTAGATGCGGATCTCGTCGGCGTTCTTATAGGTCTccatgacggcggccaggaAGAGCTGCTTGAAGTGCATGGTGCTCGAAAAGTGCTGGTTCGTCGGGCTGACGGCAGGCTTTAGGCCGATCATGTCAAAGTCGAGGCCTTTGCTCTGGACCATCCTCTTGATGAGCTCCCCGAAGCCTCGCTCGGAGCGGCCCGTCAGCAGCACGCACAGGGCGTCCTTCTGCTTGATGCTCAGCTTCACCAGGTCGACAATCTTCTCGTTCCACCAGCCCTCCCACGcgcgcttctcctcggcgtcggcgccgtcgcctgtCGCTGAGAGGATTCGGGAGTCGTGCCACCAACCGCCATTGCAGATGACGTCCTGGCTCGACAGCACGCCGATCGTAGGACCGCTCCATAGTGCGGGGTTCGGCAAAGGGGTTTTGAAGACTGTAACAGGCACACGAACGAAAGTCAGTCTCTGTTCTCTCTCGCAATTTCATCAGGTTACGCGCGCGCTTGGGTATGACGCGGACGTGGGAAGCCATACGGGTATTGTCGAAGTCGTAGATGTGCAGTGACTTGATCTTGTCGACGGCTGGAAGCTGCTTCGTCGCGATGCTCCATCGGCTCAGAgcagtcgtcgtcgcggccgaggaagaatAGGCCGCCTTGGCGGAGCCATTGGCGTATGCAGACGTCATGACTCGGCGGATGAATCTGGAAGCTGCCAACATGAATGTTGACCAGACTTCGAAATTCCAGGTTGGGAATTGTTTCGTTGGTGGATCTCGAAGACTCGCGACCGCGCACGCCGGCAAAGTGGGAACCGGGCCAGGGGACTCGAGCTTTTGCTGTGTAGTGGGCAGTACAGCGGCTTGTGCCAGTAGGAAGTTTTCCTAGGTAGCTTGCTGGCACTGTGGGTACCCATCCGTCATCAGACTGCTACTAAGGGCAGACACGACCGCCTACTCGGTAGTTCTGCTTATGTCATATGCATTGCTCAGGCAAGAGCGCGTATTCCACCGCTTTCAATTATGCGACCTAACGTTTGGAACCTTAGCATCCGGTAGGCAGAACTCCACCACTTGTATTCTCAATAAAAAGAtaagagaagaagaaaaaacacTGTCGACGCTTTTTGCATCATGGTTTGCACACCGCGCTTAATGATTCATTTGGCGACTCCATTAGTTGAGCTCATACAGTAGCCTTCCTCATGATGTCTTGCAACCATCGGTCTCGAGAAATCGGCCAAACCCCGTTCCAAGCCCCACTTTCGGTAACGGAACGGAGAGTGGATCACGGAGGCGACTTTCGTTCCGAGATGTCTTCAGATCAGGACATATGTCATTTGACATGTTTTCTGATTTGTGTTTTGTTTTGCAGTCTCTGGGATACATACAGGCATTGCCTAATTCGCAGGTTGTCCGTGCCTCTTACC includes these proteins:
- a CDS encoding Tat pathway signal sequence, which gives rise to MLAASRFIRRVMTSAYANGSAKAAYSSSAATTTALSRWSIATKQLPAVDKIKSLHIYDFDNTLFKTPLPNPALWSGPTIGVLSSQDVICNGGWWHDSRILSATGDGADAEEKRAWEGWWNEKIVDLVKLSIKQKDALCVLLTGRSERGFGELIKRMVQSKGLDFDMIGLKPAVSPTNQHFSSTMHFKQLFLAAVMETYKNADEIRIYEDRPKHVKGFRDFMAEYNRKQNINATRTRGPITAEVVQVADLSTTLDPVVEVAEVQHMINLHNEEIAKQPTDVRPNRLMVKKTVYFTGYMISKEDTARLMKLAQIPSGMPEQELKFHANNILICPRPCPASILEKVGGMGSKMKWEVTGTACFENSIWAASLRPVPATAKFHTDNPSPLVVLALRKGARPVDAGKIQNWQPVPADRAMTFETTVGEKMILRIEPEDPREDEYESLFANKSSKRKHDGGDYSRDHHRHGHNPYNGRNERRDFHSGGGGGGRGQGRGSHRGGGGGRGGRGHRGNGKGGRGGRGMHGYRSLDDVEPRNQQGGYGQPVEYDDNSYSSLPAQQQQQQQGGGFHGQQQQYQLPLSAWQQGPPSNAPTGPSGGRPMGGGGNHSGGGGSDLQNYY